Proteins encoded by one window of Clostridia bacterium:
- a CDS encoding FAD-binding protein — protein sequence MNFKTYQTSCLVIGSGCAGFNAADTLYDNGLTDIILATEGIKMGTSRNTGSDKQTYYKMSLSHDCVDGVGKMAESYFKGQAMSGELALTESANSLSCFFKLCTLGVPFPKNEFGEFVGYQTDHDDTKRATSVGPLTSKYMTEALEKSVFSKNIQILDCTMVFKLFKKENKICGALAYNKAHNEFVLIETPAVILATGGSAYLYRDSVFPLSQSGMSGLAIEIGAKTSNLTEWQYGLASTDFRWNVSGTYQQVLPRYISVDEQGNKYEFLYDTLTNEEVLLYTFRKGYQWPFDSRKKDASSLVDILVHQEILKGRKVYMDFMENPKGFSFDALPEEAYTYLKNSEAMQEKPIDRLLAMNEKAYQLYLDHNIDLKTEMLRVAVCAQHQNGGLTVDKNYQTTVDGLYAAGEVAGVFGVYRPGGSALNSTQVSSMRSALHVVKSKREQRVDLKQEATDYLSGLKFTSEETDFSEKQAMLQQKMSDFAAFSRDLTEIEKMQAEVRGLLENATEIPEKKVGAFLKYKDMLITMQEVLCAMALWCKEIGARGSAMTVGCDKEDDSGLVVYTENGKAYTEMPAPIPESEVWFEKVYNNQ from the coding sequence ATGAATTTTAAAACTTATCAGACAAGCTGCCTGGTTATCGGCTCGGGCTGTGCCGGCTTTAATGCGGCAGACACCTTATACGATAACGGGCTTACAGATATTATCCTTGCCACCGAAGGTATTAAAATGGGAACATCCCGAAATACCGGCAGTGACAAGCAGACCTATTATAAAATGTCTTTGTCCCATGACTGTGTAGACGGTGTAGGGAAAATGGCGGAAAGCTATTTTAAGGGGCAGGCAATGTCAGGGGAATTGGCTCTTACCGAAAGTGCCAATTCTTTGTCGTGCTTTTTTAAGCTCTGTACTTTAGGTGTGCCGTTTCCAAAAAATGAATTTGGTGAATTTGTAGGCTATCAGACTGACCATGACGACACAAAACGCGCAACATCGGTTGGACCTTTAACATCCAAATACATGACAGAAGCATTAGAAAAATCGGTGTTTTCCAAAAATATTCAGATTTTGGACTGCACAATGGTATTTAAACTTTTTAAAAAAGAGAACAAAATCTGTGGTGCATTAGCATACAACAAAGCGCATAATGAATTTGTGCTGATTGAGACCCCTGCTGTTATTTTAGCAACAGGCGGTAGTGCATACCTTTACAGGGACTCTGTATTTCCGCTTTCTCAGTCGGGCATGAGTGGTCTTGCCATCGAAATCGGTGCCAAAACCTCTAACCTTACTGAATGGCAGTACGGTTTAGCCTCTACCGATTTCAGATGGAATGTGTCGGGCACCTATCAGCAGGTGCTGCCGCGCTATATCTCTGTGGACGAACAGGGCAATAAGTACGAATTTTTGTATGATACTCTGACCAATGAAGAAGTGTTGCTCTACACCTTCCGTAAAGGCTACCAATGGCCCTTCGACAGCCGTAAAAAAGACGCATCTTCTCTGGTGGATATTTTGGTACATCAGGAAATTTTAAAGGGAAGAAAGGTGTACATGGATTTTATGGAAAATCCTAAAGGCTTTAGCTTTGATGCACTTCCTGAAGAGGCATACACATATCTTAAAAATTCCGAAGCCATGCAGGAAAAACCGATTGACAGATTACTTGCCATGAATGAAAAAGCGTATCAGCTTTATTTAGACCATAATATTGATTTGAAAACCGAAATGCTTCGTGTGGCTGTTTGCGCACAGCATCAGAACGGTGGTCTTACGGTAGATAAAAACTATCAGACAACTGTGGACGGCTTGTATGCCGCGGGTGAAGTGGCAGGTGTTTTCGGTGTTTACAGACCGGGTGGCTCGGCACTGAATTCCACACAGGTCAGCTCTATGCGCTCTGCGTTGCATGTTGTAAAATCGAAAAGAGAACAGCGTGTAGATTTGAAACAAGAGGCAACTGATTATCTTTCGGGCTTAAAATTTACGTCTGAAGAAACCGATTTTTCCGAAAAACAAGCGATGTTACAGCAAAAAATGAGTGATTTTGCTGCCTTTTCTCGTGATTTAACTGAAATCGAAAAAATGCAGGCGGAAGTAAGAGGTCTTTTGGAAAATGCAACTGAAATTCCTGAAAAAAAGGTAGGCGCATTCTTAAAATACAAGGATATGTTAATCACCATGCAGGAGGTTTTGTGTGCAATGGCACTTTGGTGTAAGGAAATCGGTGCCCGTGGCAGTGCCATGACGGTAGGGTGTGATAAAGAGGATGACAGCGGACTTGTTGTTTATACAGAAAACGGCAAAGCATATACCGAAATGCCTGCACCTATTCCTGAAAGCGAAGTTTGGTTTGAAAAGGTGTATAACAACCAATAA
- a CDS encoding TIM barrel protein has translation MKSCGLVSISFRQHTVDEIIDAVKEAGLKYIEWGSDVHVPEGDVETAKAVKVKMDASGLKTSSYGSYYKLGQNQNIVPFLESAKVLDTDIIRIWAGGKGSAETDEETRKAWTTEAKEVCKKAAEYGIKIDFEYHPNTLTDCRDSAYRLLQEINEPNCGIYWQPFYKLSQEENLKEAEKVMPYVDVLHLFYWENHSVRRFLKDAKEELTAYIKAFSGRAVVKLLEFVPDNDIGYLQGEAQTLFEILKEAEEYK, from the coding sequence ATGAAAAGTTGTGGTTTGGTATCCATTTCGTTTCGACAGCATACGGTAGACGAAATTATAGATGCCGTAAAAGAAGCAGGACTTAAGTATATAGAATGGGGAAGCGATGTGCATGTTCCCGAGGGGGATGTTGAAACTGCCAAAGCGGTTAAAGTGAAAATGGATGCCTCAGGCTTAAAAACATCTTCCTATGGCTCGTATTACAAGCTTGGGCAGAATCAGAATATTGTACCGTTTTTAGAATCCGCTAAAGTTCTTGACACAGATATTATCCGAATCTGGGCAGGCGGAAAGGGAAGTGCGGAAACAGATGAGGAAACTCGAAAAGCATGGACGACCGAGGCAAAAGAGGTTTGCAAAAAAGCGGCAGAATACGGCATTAAAATTGATTTTGAGTATCATCCGAATACCCTGACCGATTGCAGAGACAGTGCGTATCGGTTGTTGCAGGAGATCAATGAACCAAACTGTGGTATTTACTGGCAACCCTTTTACAAGCTTTCCCAGGAAGAAAATTTAAAAGAAGCGGAAAAGGTGATGCCGTATGTGGATGTATTGCATCTTTTCTATTGGGAAAACCATTCGGTTCGTCGTTTCTTAAAAGATGCAAAGGAGGAGCTTACAGCATACATCAAAGCCTTTTCAGGCAGGGCTGTTGTTAAGCTTTTGGAGTTTGTTCCGGATAATGACATCGGTTATCTGCAGGGCGAAGCGCAAACATTGTTTGAAATTTTAAAAGAAGCGGAGGAGTATAAATGA
- a CDS encoding hydroxyacid dehydrogenase encodes MKAAFISNSNGIIDRVYSPETQKLLKEKFDFYDGIYTIHNSDRLKDVECIFSTWGMPAYTPEQIDAYFPKLKIVFYGAGSVQAFARPFLNKGIPVISAWMANSVPVIEYSVSQIILANKGFYQVASRINSKETRDASRALFNTYTGNFNTKVGLIGLGAIGAGVAEMLKNFKLDVYAYDPFCSEEKAKALNVTLTSLEYIFENCQTISNHCANLPETQNLLNGALFNKMKKNATFINTGRGAQVVEADLIAALQAEPDRTAVLDVTFPEPPESRSPFYTMPNVFLTPHIAGSAGDECMRMGDYMAEEAERYLNNEPMKYVVTLKMLETMA; translated from the coding sequence ATGAAAGCGGCATTTATCAGCAATTCTAATGGAATTATCGATAGAGTTTACAGTCCTGAGACACAAAAACTCTTAAAAGAGAAATTTGATTTTTATGATGGAATTTATACCATTCATAATTCTGACCGGCTAAAAGATGTGGAATGCATTTTTTCAACCTGGGGCATGCCGGCGTACACGCCCGAGCAAATTGATGCATATTTCCCTAAGCTTAAAATTGTATTTTACGGTGCAGGCTCTGTGCAGGCGTTTGCAAGACCGTTTTTAAACAAGGGCATTCCGGTTATCAGTGCCTGGATGGCGAACAGTGTTCCGGTTATTGAGTATTCTGTTTCGCAGATTATTCTTGCCAATAAAGGTTTTTATCAGGTTGCAAGTCGCATAAATTCCAAAGAAACAAGAGACGCCTCGCGCGCACTTTTTAACACCTATACCGGAAACTTTAATACAAAGGTTGGTCTGATTGGTCTTGGTGCAATCGGTGCAGGGGTTGCAGAAATGCTTAAAAATTTCAAGCTGGATGTTTATGCATACGATCCCTTCTGCTCTGAAGAAAAAGCGAAAGCTTTAAATGTAACCTTGACATCTTTAGAATATATCTTTGAAAACTGTCAGACCATTTCCAACCATTGCGCAAACCTTCCCGAAACCCAGAACCTTTTAAATGGTGCACTTTTTAATAAAATGAAAAAGAACGCAACCTTTATCAATACGGGCAGAGGAGCGCAGGTGGTAGAAGCGGATTTGATTGCTGCTTTGCAGGCAGAGCCTGACCGTACGGCAGTTTTGGATGTTACTTTCCCGGAACCGCCCGAATCGCGGTCTCCATTTTACACAATGCCCAACGTGTTCTTAACACCTCATATTGCAGGCAGTGCGGGAGACGAATGCATGCGTATGGGCGACTATATGGCCGAAGAAGCGGAGCGTTACTTAAATAATGAGCCTATGAAATATGTTGTAACCCTTAAGATGTTAGAAACAATGGCTTAA